In a single window of the Desulfovibrio mangrovi genome:
- a CDS encoding TIGR03905 family TSCPD domain-containing protein: protein MYTFTPSGVCAKQILFNITDGKIHDLQFVGGCPGSLTAITRLLEGQEVDNVITALAGLSCGKKATSCPDQLAFVLKDIASGNGDKHKQGPGLGQVIRSLNPFG, encoded by the coding sequence ATGTATACGTTCACCCCCTCTGGAGTGTGCGCAAAGCAGATTCTTTTCAACATCACCGACGGCAAGATCCACGACCTGCAGTTCGTGGGCGGTTGTCCCGGCTCGCTTACCGCCATCACCCGCCTGCTCGAAGGGCAGGAAGTCGATAACGTCATCACCGCCCTTGCAGGCCTTTCCTGCGGCAAAAAGGCAACTTCGTGCCCGGACCAGCTTGCATTTGTCCTCAAGGATATTGCCAGCGGCAACGGTGACAAGCACAAACAGGGCCCCGGACTGGGTCAGGTGATTCGCTCACTCAATCCCTTCGGATAG